ATCCGTTCCAACCGGCTGCGCCCGGGCGACCGGCTGCCCAGCGAACGCGAGCTCTGCGAGCGGATGGGTGTCAGCCGGGTGACCGTCCGGGAGGGCCTGCGGATCCTCGAGGCCGGTGGCCTGGTGGAGATCCGGGTCGGGGCCCGCGGCGGCGCGTTCGTCACGACGCCGTCCTCGGAACGGCTCGGCGCGGGTCTGGCCGACCTCATCAACCTGGCCCCGGTGACCGCGGTCGAGGTGACCGAGGCCCGGCTGGTGTTCGAGCTCGGGATCATCCCGATG
The sequence above is drawn from the Mycobacteriales bacterium genome and encodes:
- a CDS encoding GntR family transcriptional regulator → MAVRESTADASRDGMFTAVSPNRMSEAIVEQIRSLIRSNRLRPGDRLPSERELCERMGVSRVTVREGLRILEAGGLVEIRVGARGGAFVTTPSSERLGAGLADLINLAPVTAVEVTEARLVFELGIIPM